One window of the Candidatus Aegiribacteria sp. genome contains the following:
- a CDS encoding S8 family serine peptidase, whose amino-acid sequence MKYLFILFCLTALAFAGTIHPDLQNLMDSSSNIELIPVFILAHGELDAGWIDAATVDMTRSERQEFVVDALKMIAETSQDGIIEDLEIYSSDCVRNIVSLWLSNAVYCEATPSVILQISLRADVSLIEMAAHEDAGLIEPVDVHPSTHEELDKAITWSVTQINADDVWALGYNGTGVIVGVIDTGVDYNHPDLHNNMWHDTGAGYHYGWDFFDGDDDPMDAHGHGTHCSGSVCGDGEQGTETGVAPGATLMGLRIDYTGGSSYLTWIEAMEFGTDNGASVLSMSLGRAHGNTTLRTAEENLLTAGVFHSVAAGNNGPGAGTILSSGDSPPPWFHPDQTYHGGQSAV is encoded by the coding sequence GTGAAATATCTTTTTATCCTATTTTGCTTAACAGCTCTTGCATTTGCCGGAACCATCCATCCCGATCTTCAGAACCTGATGGATTCCTCCAGTAACATTGAGCTTATTCCCGTATTCATTCTGGCTCATGGTGAGCTTGATGCCGGATGGATCGATGCAGCAACGGTGGATATGACCCGCTCGGAGAGACAGGAGTTCGTCGTTGATGCCCTGAAGATGATTGCCGAGACATCTCAGGACGGAATTATTGAGGATCTGGAAATTTACTCATCGGACTGTGTTAGAAATATCGTATCGCTGTGGCTGTCCAACGCTGTCTACTGCGAAGCCACCCCATCAGTTATCCTTCAGATATCTCTTCGAGCCGATGTTTCTCTTATAGAAATGGCTGCGCATGAAGACGCGGGGCTTATCGAACCTGTCGATGTTCATCCCTCAACTCACGAGGAACTTGACAAGGCGATAACCTGGAGCGTCACCCAGATCAACGCTGATGATGTCTGGGCACTCGGATACAATGGTACAGGTGTTATTGTCGGTGTGATAGATACAGGCGTAGATTACAATCACCCCGATCTTCACAACAACATGTGGCATGACACAGGTGCAGGTTATCACTACGGATGGGATTTCTTCGATGGAGATGACGATCCAATGGATGCTCACGGTCATGGGACACACTGTTCAGGATCGGTTTGTGGTGATGGCGAGCAGGGTACTGAAACCGGAGTTGCTCCAGGAGCTACTCTCATGGGGCTTCGCATCGATTACACGGGTGGCTCATCATATCTTACATGGATAGAAGCCATGGAATTCGGAACTGATAACGGCGCTTCGGTTCTTTCGATGTCACTCGGTAGAGCACATGGGAATACCACTCTCCGCACAGCTGAGGAAAATCTCCTTACTGCGGGTGTCTTCCACAGTGTAGCAGCAGGTAACAACGGACCCGGTGCCGGTACTATTCTGTCCAGCGGTGACAGTCCACCACCCTGGTTCCATCCTGATCAGACTTACCATGGAGGTCAGAGCGCTGTT